Part of the Streptomyces sp. f51 genome is shown below.
TGCCCTCCGCGGGATCGGTGGCCACGTACACCGCGCAGGGGCTGCATCCCTCCGTCGGGTTCCTCGTGGGCTGGGGCTATGTGTTCGTCGAAGCCCTCGTGCCTCCCCTCCTGCTCCTTCAGCTCGGATTCACCACGGCGGGCACGCTGCACCAGGAATGGTCCTCGTATCCGGACGACCTCTGGTGGCCCTGGTCACTCGCGGGAGCGGTCGTCATCGCGGTGGCGGGCTATTGGGGGGTGCGGGCCTCGGCCAGGTTCGGAACCGCCCTCGGCGTCTTCGAGGTGCTGGTCTTCCTCGTCTTCGCGGTGTGGCTCATCGTCAGGGCCGGCGGGAACAACACGCTGTCGGTCTTCGGGACTTCCCACACGGCCTCGGGCTACGACGGGATCAGCGGGGTGTTCGCGGGGTCGGTCTACACGGTCCTGGCCTTCGCCGGGTTCGAGGCGGCGGCCCCTCTGGCGGAGGAGACCAAGGACCCGCGCCGCACGATGCACCGGGCCGTCCTGGGCGCGGCACTCGGCATCGGTCTCGTCTATGTCCTGACGACCTACGCCATGTCGGTGTACTTCGGTCCCGACCGGTTCGCGGGGTTCGGCGCCTCGGGTGCCGCCTCGTGGGAAGGGGTGGCACGGGCTTCGTTCGGCCTGTTCTGGGTGCTCGTGTTCCTCGCGGTGGTCAACTCGACGATCGCCAACGCCAACGCGTGTGCCACCGTCTCGACACGAACGGCCTTCGCCCTGGCCCGGATACGGGTTCTCCCCGCGCTCTTCGCGCGCGTGCACCCGAGACACCGCTCCCCCGCGGCCGGGGTGGCCGTGCAGTGCGCCGTGGCCGTGGCCGTGATGCTGGGACTCGGCCTCGCGTACGACCCGGTGACCGCGTTCCTGCTGCTGGCGACAGTGATCGTCACCGTGGTGATCGGTGTGTACATCGTGGTCAACCTCGCCTGTGCGGGCTACTTCCTGCGCCGCAGACGCGATGTGTTCAAG
Proteins encoded:
- a CDS encoding APC family permease; translation: MSEEAVPGLRREAVGLREVLFQSITAMAPAAAVAASIPSGAAFAGGSLPLAVLIALVACLFTASCVAELAREMPSAGSVATYTAQGLHPSVGFLVGWGYVFVEALVPPLLLLQLGFTTAGTLHQEWSSYPDDLWWPWSLAGAVVIAVAGYWGVRASARFGTALGVFEVLVFLVFAVWLIVRAGGNNTLSVFGTSHTASGYDGISGVFAGSVYTVLAFAGFEAAAPLAEETKDPRRTMHRAVLGAALGIGLVYVLTTYAMSVYFGPDRFAGFGASGAASWEGVARASFGLFWVLVFLAVVNSTIANANACATVSTRTAFALARIRVLPALFARVHPRHRSPAAGVAVQCAVAVAVMLGLGLAYDPVTAFLLLATVIVTVVIGVYIVVNLACAGYFLRRRRDVFKPVRHLVFPLLGIIAFVPALLTAAGLPAFDFVTELTPPVSYAGPVVGLWMSAGAVILIFLLRRHPERIAETARVHLDETSTPAPSQSGAVQS